The Caldicoprobacter guelmensis genome includes a region encoding these proteins:
- a CDS encoding ANTAR domain-containing response regulator, protein MNGIRICLALSRIEEMKKIKVFLTQQGFTVIDESTDGASALRRIKTLQPDLIITDADLPGINGIQLAEIAEQENIAPVIVITGSNTGDLWNNSNSGVIFLQRPLTKSGLMQTIQLSLLSYRKIMSLKEEIKKLKAQLEDRKLIEKAKGIIMEKYGLTESQAYRLMQKRSMDTGTPLRELAKAIILSHQLEDK, encoded by the coding sequence ATGAATGGAATTAGAATATGCCTTGCTCTAAGCAGAATAGAAGAGATGAAGAAAATCAAAGTATTCTTAACCCAGCAAGGCTTCACCGTTATAGACGAATCAACCGACGGTGCATCAGCACTACGGCGTATAAAAACCCTTCAGCCTGACCTCATCATCACAGATGCCGACCTGCCTGGCATCAATGGAATACAGCTGGCAGAAATTGCAGAACAGGAAAACATCGCTCCTGTCATCGTAATAACCGGTTCAAATACAGGAGACCTGTGGAACAATTCAAACAGTGGGGTTATATTTCTCCAACGCCCTCTCACAAAATCGGGGCTTATGCAGACCATCCAGCTTTCGCTGCTGAGCTATCGCAAAATAATGAGCCTTAAAGAAGAAATAAAAAAGCTTAAGGCCCAGCTGGAAGACCGAAAGCTGATTGAAAAAGCCAAAGGCATTATCATGGAAAAATACGGGCTCACCGAAAGCCAGGCTTACAGGCTGATGCAAAAGCGGAGCATGGATACCGGTACACCCCTACGCGAGCTGGCAAAAGCCATCATATTATCCCATCAGCTGGAGGATAAATAA
- a CDS encoding NAD+ synthase: MFLVMLICDSIIIVLRKEGGTMYKEISHYLIEWIRNKVAEANARGCVLGISGGVDSAVVAALCAKACPGKVLGIHMPCYSSPQDTDDARLVAKSLNIDYIEVELNDVFDCMMGVLKDARQTNKMRELEQRVVPTAHSERLASSNIKPRLRMITLYYFANLYNYLVVGTGNRSELEVGYFTKYGDGGVDILPLGGLVKTQVWELAKYLGIPENIINKPPSAGLWSGQTDEGEMGFTYRQLDEVILTGTGDERVVKEVKRRKAASRHKLKAPCIPDMDIYCHR, encoded by the coding sequence GTGTTTTTAGTTATGTTGATTTGTGATTCAATAATTATAGTGCTTAGGAAGGAAGGTGGAACCATGTATAAAGAAATATCCCACTATCTCATTGAATGGATACGGAATAAGGTTGCTGAGGCCAATGCCAGAGGCTGTGTGCTGGGTATAAGTGGAGGTGTGGATTCGGCAGTAGTGGCTGCGCTGTGTGCAAAGGCTTGTCCGGGAAAGGTGCTGGGGATTCATATGCCCTGCTACAGCTCGCCTCAAGATACCGACGATGCTAGGCTTGTGGCCAAAAGCTTGAACATCGACTATATAGAGGTTGAACTCAACGATGTTTTTGACTGCATGATGGGCGTCTTGAAAGATGCGCGGCAAACAAATAAAATGAGGGAGTTGGAACAGAGAGTTGTGCCTACTGCCCATTCAGAGAGATTGGCATCAAGTAATATAAAGCCCAGGTTGAGGATGATAACTCTGTATTATTTTGCTAACCTCTACAATTACCTTGTTGTGGGGACTGGCAACAGAAGTGAACTGGAAGTGGGTTATTTTACTAAATATGGCGATGGCGGCGTGGATATTCTGCCGCTGGGAGGCCTTGTAAAGACTCAGGTTTGGGAGTTGGCCAAATACTTGGGCATTCCTGAGAATATTATAAATAAACCTCCTAGTGCAGGTTTATGGTCGGGGCAGACCGATGAGGGTGAAATGGGGTTTACCTACAGGCAATTGGATGAGGTCATTCTGACCGGTACGGGAGATGAGAGAGTTGTCAAAGAGGTGAAAAGGCGAAAGGCAGCCAGCCGCCATAAGCTGAAGGCTCCCTGTATTCCCGACATGGATATTTACTGCCACCGGTAA
- the carB gene encoding carbamoyl-phosphate synthase large subunit translates to MPKRKDVNAVLVIGSGPIIIGQAAEFDYAGTQACRALKEEGVRVILVNSNPATIMTDKYMADRVYIEPLKVDVIKEVIKKERPDSILPTLGGQTGLNLAMELAESGFLDEYNVKLLGTPAESIRKAEDREAFKKTMEEIGEPVIESAVANDVQTALKFARQIGYPVVVRPAYTLGGTGGGIANNEEELARIAADGIRLSRVNQVLIEKSVAGWKEIEYEVMRDGKGNCITVCNMENIDPVGIHTGDSIVVAPSLTLRDKEYQMLRAAAIRIIDALKIEGGCNVQFALDPHSMKYYVIEVNPRVSRSSALASKATGYPIAKVATKIALGYTLDEIKNSVTGKTFACFEPALDYVVVKIPRWPFDKFVNADTTLGTKMKATGEVMAIGSNFEMALMKAVYSLELGFDSLELPRMSKLSDEEIVAMVEQKTHERLFVIAEALRRGMDVGAIHRKTGIDPFFLYKLRNIVKMEEELKKLTLEQLDKQTLERCKHMGFSDQAIARFVKAKPEDVREKREQYGIMPVFKVVDTCAAEFEAVSPYYYSSYGCEDEVNPGEKRKVVIIGSGPIRIGQGIEFDYCSVHCIWALEKLGYEAVIINNNPETVSTDFDVSDRLYFEPLMPEYVINVLDKEKPDGVMVQFGGQSAIKLAKPIYEAGYRILGTQPEYINKAEDRKEFDALLEELGILRPAGGTAFTAEEALEVAERLGYPVLVRPSYVLGGQWMEIAYNRDDIIEYMGIINRTKQEHPVLIDKYIIGREIEVDAVCDGEDILIPGIMEHVERAGIHSGDSISVYPPVNLSKGVIQQIVEYTKKLAVALQVKGLINIQFIEHRGRLYVIEVNPRSSRTVPYISKVTGVPIIELATRVILGEKLKDMGYGTGLYPEKGIVAVKVPVFSFDKLPMVEVSLGPEMKSTGEVLGVARSLPEALYKGFVAAGYNFPENGNVLITVADIYKDEAADLAREFEDLGFKIFATEGTAKALRAKGVKAEVLSKLNQPDFNIGDAIKKGMLNLIINTPTRGRIPQRDGFRIRRMAVENSVPCITSLDTAWAFINSFKLRAKQKGCPDVICLHDI, encoded by the coding sequence AAGGCGTCCGTGTTATTCTGGTCAACAGTAATCCCGCTACAATAATGACCGATAAATACATGGCCGACAGGGTTTATATAGAGCCTTTGAAAGTTGATGTCATAAAGGAGGTTATCAAAAAAGAACGGCCAGACAGCATCCTGCCTACCCTCGGAGGGCAGACGGGATTGAATCTGGCTATGGAGCTGGCAGAAAGCGGGTTTTTGGATGAATATAATGTTAAATTGCTTGGGACCCCTGCTGAATCGATTAGAAAAGCAGAAGACAGGGAAGCCTTCAAAAAAACAATGGAGGAGATAGGTGAGCCGGTAATCGAAAGCGCGGTGGCAAACGATGTGCAAACCGCGCTGAAATTTGCGCGACAAATAGGGTATCCGGTTGTGGTACGACCGGCTTATACACTTGGGGGTACTGGTGGGGGTATCGCCAATAATGAAGAGGAGCTTGCAAGGATTGCTGCTGACGGGATAAGGCTCAGCCGCGTCAATCAGGTGTTGATAGAGAAATCTGTGGCAGGATGGAAGGAAATAGAATATGAGGTCATGCGCGATGGCAAGGGCAACTGTATAACGGTTTGCAATATGGAGAACATCGACCCGGTAGGGATCCACACTGGAGACAGCATAGTTGTGGCGCCTTCGCTTACCCTTCGAGATAAGGAATATCAGATGCTTAGGGCAGCGGCAATAAGGATAATAGATGCGCTTAAAATCGAGGGGGGCTGCAATGTTCAGTTTGCTTTGGATCCCCATAGCATGAAATACTACGTGATAGAGGTCAATCCAAGGGTAAGCCGTTCCAGCGCGCTGGCATCCAAGGCCACAGGTTATCCCATTGCTAAGGTGGCGACAAAGATTGCCCTGGGATATACTCTAGATGAGATAAAAAACAGCGTTACAGGGAAAACCTTTGCATGCTTTGAACCCGCCTTGGACTATGTGGTTGTAAAGATACCCAGGTGGCCGTTTGATAAGTTTGTAAATGCCGATACCACTTTGGGGACCAAGATGAAAGCCACCGGAGAGGTCATGGCAATAGGTTCTAATTTTGAAATGGCCTTGATGAAAGCAGTGTATTCCCTGGAGCTGGGGTTTGATTCTCTGGAATTGCCACGCATGTCAAAATTGAGCGATGAAGAAATAGTTGCTATGGTCGAGCAAAAGACGCATGAACGCCTGTTTGTGATTGCCGAAGCTTTGCGCAGGGGAATGGATGTGGGGGCTATTCACCGTAAGACGGGTATAGATCCCTTCTTTTTATATAAGCTGCGGAACATAGTCAAAATGGAAGAGGAGCTTAAAAAGCTGACTTTAGAGCAGCTAGATAAACAAACCCTGGAGCGCTGCAAGCACATGGGCTTTTCTGATCAGGCCATTGCAAGGTTTGTAAAGGCAAAGCCGGAAGATGTAAGGGAAAAGAGGGAACAATACGGAATAATGCCGGTGTTTAAGGTGGTGGATACCTGTGCGGCAGAGTTTGAAGCGGTAAGCCCCTATTATTATTCCTCATATGGCTGTGAGGATGAAGTAAATCCGGGTGAAAAGAGAAAAGTTGTGATCATAGGGTCGGGTCCTATCAGGATTGGCCAGGGCATTGAGTTTGACTACTGTTCTGTACATTGCATATGGGCTCTCGAGAAGCTGGGTTATGAGGCTGTGATAATAAACAACAATCCGGAGACAGTAAGCACAGATTTCGATGTTTCAGACCGCCTCTATTTTGAGCCCCTCATGCCCGAATACGTCATAAACGTGCTTGATAAGGAAAAACCCGATGGCGTAATGGTGCAGTTTGGTGGTCAGAGCGCTATCAAGCTTGCAAAGCCGATCTATGAGGCTGGTTACAGGATTTTGGGTACTCAGCCGGAATACATCAACAAGGCAGAGGACCGCAAGGAGTTTGATGCCCTGCTTGAAGAACTTGGTATTCTAAGGCCGGCAGGTGGGACGGCATTTACTGCTGAAGAGGCGTTAGAAGTGGCCGAACGGCTGGGATATCCGGTACTCGTGAGACCCTCCTATGTTCTGGGCGGACAATGGATGGAGATTGCCTATAACAGAGATGATATAATTGAGTATATGGGGATAATCAACCGTACAAAGCAGGAGCATCCTGTGCTCATTGATAAATATATAATCGGCCGAGAGATTGAAGTGGATGCCGTATGCGATGGAGAGGACATACTAATTCCGGGCATAATGGAACATGTAGAGAGGGCCGGGATACATTCGGGAGACAGCATATCGGTTTATCCACCCGTCAACCTGTCCAAGGGAGTTATACAGCAGATCGTTGAGTATACCAAAAAGCTTGCCGTTGCCTTACAAGTAAAGGGACTTATAAACATACAATTCATTGAACACAGGGGACGGCTGTATGTCATAGAGGTAAACCCGCGTTCGAGCCGTACTGTACCATATATCAGTAAGGTTACCGGTGTGCCCATCATCGAGCTGGCAACCAGGGTGATTTTGGGTGAGAAGCTAAAAGACATGGGATATGGAACAGGGCTTTACCCTGAAAAGGGTATTGTGGCTGTCAAGGTGCCTGTGTTCTCCTTCGATAAGCTCCCCATGGTGGAGGTTAGCCTGGGTCCGGAGATGAAATCAACCGGTGAAGTGCTGGGTGTGGCCAGAAGCTTGCCGGAAGCCCTGTACAAAGGCTTTGTGGCTGCCGGGTATAATTTTCCGGAAAATGGTAATGTGCTAATTACGGTTGCGGATATTTACAAGGATGAGGCGGCAGATCTTGCAAGGGAATTTGAAGACCTGGGCTTTAAGATATTTGCCACTGAAGGCACGGCAAAGGCTTTGAGGGCAAAGGGCGTAAAAGCCGAGGTTTTGAGCAAGCTAAATCAGCCCGATTTTAATATCGGCGATGCCATAAAGAAGGGAATGCTGAATTTGATAATCAATACTCCTACCCGTGGAAGGATACCGCAGAGGGATGGTTTCAGGATAAGGCGGATGGCAGTAGAAAACTCGGTGCCGTGTATAACTTCCCTCGATACAGCGTGGGCTTTTATAAATTCTTTTAAATTAAGAGCAAAGCAGAAGGGCTGCCCGGATGTCATATGCCTGCATGATATTTGA